One window from the genome of Aquipuribacter sp. SD81 encodes:
- a CDS encoding sensor histidine kinase yields MPVPEDPGGTPVGRPGRLGRWWREHVVLVDSLWVVVLLVPSLLWLVALGVSGGYGPALLAQTVLSVVLLVPLAWRRVAPGVVAGGLAVLQVGQLLSGLVDETGVLPANVFATLSAVFTVTAHARRDRTWQVYLAVALLGCALLGVLVQSGLGLTAATAVLGAALAGYLRRIVRVRDEAAVERARRLEVERDSAAAVAAADERRRIARDLHDVIAHSLTVVVAQADGGRYAARTDPTAAVEALRTVSVTGRAALADLRAALGALRDTDGARTDPLPGAGDVPVLVDRVRASGADVRLTLLGDTAAVPAATGLTVYRVVQESLTNALKHAGPGTGVEVRVEVGEGVEVHVVDDGLGSAAPVADGTGLGVVGMRERVRALGGELVAGPRAGGGWVVRASLPLPPGTGGTGGTSGTDVTSGTSGTADPDRPGVRR; encoded by the coding sequence TGGGCCGGCCGGGCCGGCTCGGTCGCTGGTGGCGCGAGCACGTGGTGCTCGTCGACTCGCTGTGGGTCGTCGTGCTGCTCGTGCCGTCGCTGTTGTGGCTGGTCGCGCTCGGGGTCAGCGGCGGCTACGGCCCCGCGCTCCTCGCGCAGACGGTGCTGAGCGTCGTCCTGCTCGTGCCGCTGGCGTGGCGGCGCGTCGCGCCCGGCGTCGTCGCGGGCGGGCTCGCCGTGCTGCAGGTCGGGCAGCTGCTGAGCGGTCTCGTCGACGAGACGGGCGTCCTGCCGGCGAACGTCTTCGCGACCCTGTCGGCGGTCTTCACCGTCACCGCCCACGCCCGCCGCGACCGCACGTGGCAGGTGTACCTCGCCGTGGCCCTGCTCGGCTGCGCCCTCCTCGGGGTGCTCGTGCAGAGCGGGCTCGGCCTCACGGCCGCCACGGCCGTGCTGGGGGCCGCGCTCGCGGGCTACCTGCGCCGCATCGTCCGGGTCCGCGACGAGGCCGCCGTGGAGCGGGCGCGCCGGCTGGAGGTGGAGCGGGACTCCGCGGCCGCCGTCGCCGCGGCCGACGAGCGCCGGCGCATCGCGCGCGACCTGCACGACGTCATCGCGCACTCGCTCACCGTCGTCGTCGCCCAGGCCGACGGGGGCCGCTACGCCGCCCGCACCGACCCCACCGCGGCGGTGGAGGCGCTGCGCACCGTGTCGGTCACCGGTCGGGCGGCGCTGGCGGACCTGCGCGCGGCGCTCGGGGCGCTCCGCGACACCGACGGCGCCCGGACCGACCCGCTGCCCGGCGCGGGCGACGTGCCGGTCCTCGTCGACCGGGTGCGCGCCTCCGGGGCCGACGTGCGCCTCACGCTGCTCGGGGACACCGCCGCGGTGCCCGCCGCGACCGGTCTCACGGTGTACCGGGTGGTGCAGGAGTCGCTGACGAACGCCCTCAAGCACGCCGGACCCGGCACGGGCGTGGAGGTGCGGGTCGAGGTGGGCGAGGGTGTCGAGGTGCACGTCGTCGACGACGGCCTCGGCTCCGCGGCGCCCGTCGCCGACGGCACCGGCCTCGGCGTCGTCGGCATGCGGGAGCGGGTGCGGGCGCTCGGCGGGGAGCTCGTCGCGGGGCCGCGCGCGGGCGGCGGCTGGGTCGTGCGGGCGAGCCTCCCGCTCCCGCCCGGCACGGGCGGCACGGGCGGCACGAGCGGCACGGACGTCACGAGCGGGACGAGCGGCACGGCGGACCCGGACCGACCGGGGGTGCGCCGGTGA
- a CDS encoding response regulator, with protein sequence MLVDSQPDLRVLVEAGDGRAAVAALARTPVDVVLMDVRMPVLDGVAATRELLAVRPATKVLVLTTFDLDDYVLSAVAAGASGFLLKDAEPEELLAAVRTVRSGESVVAASATRRLLDHVAPLLRAGEGPAPAAAGGTGGTRGSAPELDALTAREREVLVLMAHGLSNTEIAERLVVGHSTVKTHVGRVLDKTGSRDRVQAVVLAYRAGLVHPQDDPDAS encoded by the coding sequence ATGCTCGTGGACTCCCAGCCGGACCTGCGGGTCCTCGTGGAGGCGGGTGACGGCCGCGCGGCCGTGGCGGCGCTCGCCCGCACCCCCGTCGACGTCGTGCTCATGGACGTGCGGATGCCCGTCCTCGACGGTGTGGCCGCGACGCGGGAGCTGCTCGCCGTCCGTCCCGCCACCAAGGTGCTCGTCCTCACGACGTTCGACCTCGACGACTACGTGCTGTCGGCCGTCGCGGCCGGCGCGAGCGGTTTCCTGCTGAAGGACGCCGAGCCGGAGGAGCTGCTCGCGGCGGTGCGCACCGTGCGCTCCGGGGAGTCCGTGGTCGCCGCGAGCGCGACCCGGCGCCTGCTCGACCACGTCGCCCCGCTGCTGCGCGCGGGCGAGGGTCCCGCCCCGGCCGCGGCGGGGGGCACCGGCGGGACCCGCGGGTCGGCGCCGGAGCTCGACGCCCTGACGGCGCGCGAGCGCGAGGTGCTCGTGCTCATGGCGCACGGGCTGTCGAACACCGAGATCGCCGAGCGGCTCGTCGTCGGGCACTCCACGGTGAAGACGCACGTCGGGCGCGTGCTGGACAAGACCGGCAGCCGCGACCGGGTGCAGGCGGTCGTCCTCGCCTACCGCGCGGGCCTCGTCCACCCCCAGGACGACCCCGACGCGTCCTGA
- a CDS encoding ABC transporter ATP-binding protein: protein MQTPTLPVPSAAGRAAPDAALAVSARGLRRTYGAGDAAVVALDGVDVDVPRGTFTAVMGPSGSGKSTLVHCLAALDRPSAGEVVLDGVDLSGLDDERLSRLRGARVGFVFQGFNLVPVLTAAENIRLPLRLAGGTVDAGWYRTVTERLGLTDRLGHRPHELSGGQQQRVAVARALVSRPAVLFADEPTGNLDTTTGHEVLDVLRAAVREHGQTVVMVTHDPVAASWADRVLLMADGRLVGRLDGHPEPAVVLDALARLSRGSAA from the coding sequence ATGCAGACACCGACCCTCCCCGTCCCCTCCGCCGCGGGCCGCGCGGCACCGGACGCGGCCCTCGCCGTCAGCGCCCGCGGCCTGCGGCGCACCTACGGCGCCGGCGACGCGGCCGTCGTGGCCCTCGACGGCGTCGACGTCGACGTGCCGCGCGGCACCTTCACCGCCGTCATGGGCCCGTCCGGGTCCGGCAAGTCCACCCTCGTGCACTGCCTCGCCGCCCTCGACCGGCCGAGCGCGGGCGAGGTCGTGCTCGACGGCGTCGACCTGTCCGGCCTGGACGACGAGCGGCTGAGCCGCCTGCGCGGCGCGCGGGTCGGGTTCGTCTTCCAGGGCTTCAACCTCGTGCCGGTCCTCACGGCCGCGGAGAACATCCGCCTGCCGCTGCGCCTGGCCGGGGGGACGGTCGACGCCGGGTGGTACCGGACCGTCACCGAGCGGCTCGGCCTCACCGACCGCCTCGGCCACCGCCCGCACGAGCTGTCCGGGGGGCAGCAGCAGCGGGTGGCCGTCGCGCGCGCCCTCGTGTCCCGTCCCGCCGTCCTGTTCGCCGACGAGCCGACCGGCAACCTCGACACGACGACCGGGCACGAGGTGCTCGACGTCCTGCGCGCGGCGGTGCGCGAGCACGGGCAGACCGTCGTCATGGTGACGCACGACCCGGTGGCGGCGTCGTGGGCGGACCGGGTCCTGCTCATGGCCGACGGCCGCCTCGTGGGCCGGCTGGACGGGCACCCCGAGCCCGCCGTCGTCCTCGACGCCCTCGCCCGGCTCTCGCGCGGGAGCGCCGCGTGA
- a CDS encoding ABC transporter permease, producing the protein MRGVAVARLLRAPGRAVACVLALTLAVGFAVLVQLVGTEVERVVREADTASVAGADVAVRVDWTRPGAAALPGRVAAVPGVGSVTRTGTAMHEAALPGVPGTRPVLVLATPPAGDLRWGTLTAGRWPSAPGEVAVTDTATPGQRVGLTRWDVEGPGTAGGEVTLDVVGVVDPGLASDVPVTGLFLSPEQALDLGAGTGELLVAGTADTAAPALLEAVAPLAAEAGGEAVDADEVRAERMRSSATLVLVLQTGVGAFAALAVLVAVVVVANTWSVLLAQRVREQALLRCVGATRRDLWRSGLLEAALTGVVGGTAGLVVGWAGAVAARAVATPYLPAGVPVPVPDALTVALALGLGVVASLVAAAAPLLRARDVSPLVALRPVEAVPDTLRVSRVRRAVGVLLVLAGAVGVVVGAGTGTGSERVLVAMPSAFVSFVGVLVLATAVLPRVAAVLASALRALGPAGDLAAASAGRNPRRTAATGSAVLIGVTLAVTAAVGAASLRATSTAVVGGYVPVDVTVTVADLSPAARDALVRDVREVAGVSGAVAAAQVEVVVERTGAAADDAVTSYGTTAWAGALEAVVPASDTAPGPGAVVLSAPVAEELGVATGDTVRVGTGEVTGVEGAAGGGATATAVVVVDTDTPLPVLLPTDALGAGGPVPTLALALEEGLSRGQVVAATDAVTAAALAADPAAGVDAPVLLVGSVQRTFDTLLAVVVGLLAVTVLIALVGVSNTVSLSLVERRQEHALLRALGLSRARLRRVVALEALVLGAVGAVVGTVLGVGYGVAGTYALVAGAEEVVVAVPWLWLVAVPAGVGAVAVLASLWPAHRASAVAPAAALAPAV; encoded by the coding sequence GTGAGGGGCGTCGCCGTGGCCCGGCTGCTGCGGGCGCCGGGACGTGCGGTCGCGTGCGTCCTCGCCCTCACCCTGGCCGTCGGCTTCGCCGTGCTCGTGCAGCTCGTCGGGACGGAGGTGGAGCGGGTGGTCCGCGAGGCCGACACGGCGTCGGTCGCCGGCGCGGACGTCGCCGTCCGGGTCGACTGGACCCGCCCGGGCGCGGCCGCCCTGCCCGGACGCGTCGCGGCCGTGCCGGGGGTCGGGTCGGTCACCCGCACGGGCACCGCGATGCACGAGGCGGCGCTGCCCGGCGTCCCCGGCACGCGCCCTGTGCTCGTCCTCGCCACGCCGCCGGCCGGCGACCTGCGCTGGGGCACCCTGACGGCGGGGCGCTGGCCGTCCGCGCCCGGCGAGGTCGCGGTCACCGACACCGCGACCCCCGGGCAGCGGGTCGGGCTGACCAGGTGGGACGTCGAGGGGCCCGGCACCGCCGGCGGGGAGGTCACCCTGGACGTCGTCGGCGTCGTCGACCCCGGCCTCGCCTCCGACGTGCCCGTCACCGGCCTGTTCCTGTCCCCCGAGCAGGCGCTCGACCTCGGGGCGGGCACCGGCGAGCTGCTCGTGGCCGGGACGGCCGACACGGCCGCCCCCGCCCTGCTCGAGGCCGTCGCACCGCTGGCGGCGGAGGCCGGCGGCGAGGCCGTCGACGCGGACGAGGTCCGCGCGGAGCGGATGCGCTCCAGCGCGACCCTCGTCCTCGTGCTGCAGACCGGCGTCGGCGCGTTCGCGGCGCTCGCGGTCCTCGTCGCGGTCGTCGTCGTCGCCAACACGTGGTCGGTGCTGCTCGCGCAGCGGGTGCGGGAGCAGGCGCTGCTGCGCTGCGTCGGGGCGACCCGGCGCGACCTGTGGCGCTCCGGGCTCCTCGAGGCCGCGCTCACCGGGGTGGTCGGCGGCACCGCGGGGCTCGTTGTCGGCTGGGCGGGCGCCGTCGCGGCGCGCGCCGTCGCGACGCCGTACCTGCCTGCGGGCGTCCCGGTGCCCGTGCCGGACGCCCTGACGGTCGCCCTCGCCCTCGGGCTGGGCGTCGTCGCCTCCCTCGTGGCGGCGGCGGCCCCGCTGCTGCGCGCGCGGGACGTGTCGCCGCTCGTCGCCCTCCGGCCGGTGGAGGCGGTGCCGGACACGCTGCGGGTCTCGCGCGTGCGTCGCGCGGTCGGCGTGCTGCTCGTGCTCGCGGGCGCGGTCGGTGTCGTCGTGGGGGCGGGGACGGGGACGGGTTCGGAGCGCGTGCTCGTCGCCATGCCGTCGGCCTTCGTGTCCTTCGTCGGCGTGCTCGTGCTCGCCACCGCCGTGCTGCCCCGGGTCGCCGCCGTGCTCGCCTCGGCCCTGCGCGCGCTGGGACCGGCCGGTGACCTCGCGGCGGCCTCGGCCGGGCGGAACCCGCGCCGCACCGCGGCGACCGGCTCGGCCGTCCTCATCGGCGTGACCCTGGCGGTGACGGCCGCGGTCGGCGCCGCCTCGCTGCGGGCCACGTCGACGGCCGTGGTCGGCGGGTACGTGCCGGTCGACGTCACCGTGACGGTCGCGGACCTGTCGCCGGCGGCGCGCGACGCTCTCGTCCGGGACGTGCGGGAGGTGGCCGGGGTGTCCGGCGCCGTGGCCGCGGCGCAGGTGGAGGTCGTCGTCGAGCGGACCGGCGCCGCCGCGGACGACGCCGTCACGAGCTACGGCACGACCGCGTGGGCGGGGGCGCTCGAGGCCGTCGTGCCCGCGTCGGACACCGCCCCCGGCCCGGGGGCGGTCGTGCTGTCCGCGCCCGTCGCCGAAGAGCTCGGCGTCGCGACGGGCGACACGGTGCGGGTGGGCACGGGCGAGGTGACCGGCGTCGAGGGCGCGGCCGGCGGCGGCGCCACCGCGACCGCGGTCGTCGTGGTCGACACCGACACGCCGCTGCCGGTGCTGCTGCCCACGGACGCCCTCGGGGCCGGTGGCCCGGTGCCGACCCTCGCGCTCGCGCTGGAGGAGGGGCTGTCCCGCGGGCAGGTCGTGGCCGCGACCGACGCGGTGACGGCGGCGGCGCTCGCCGCGGACCCGGCGGCCGGCGTCGACGCGCCCGTCCTCCTCGTCGGCTCGGTGCAGCGGACGTTCGACACCCTGCTCGCGGTCGTCGTCGGGCTGCTCGCCGTCACGGTGCTCATCGCGCTCGTCGGGGTGTCGAACACCGTCTCGCTGTCGCTGGTGGAGCGGCGGCAGGAGCACGCCCTGCTCCGCGCGCTGGGGCTGAGCCGGGCGCGGCTGCGGCGCGTGGTCGCGCTCGAGGCCCTCGTCCTCGGCGCGGTCGGCGCGGTGGTGGGGACGGTGCTCGGGGTCGGCTACGGCGTGGCCGGCACGTACGCCCTCGTGGCGGGCGCGGAGGAGGTCGTCGTGGCCGTGCCGTGGTTGTGGCTCGTCGCGGTGCCGGCCGGGGTGGGGGCCGTCGCGGTGCTCGCCTCGCTGTGGCCCGCGCACCGGGCCTCGGCGGTGGCGCCCGCCGCGGCCCTCGCCCCGGCCGTGTGA
- a CDS encoding DUF3253 domain-containing protein, whose amino-acid sequence MSSRDAPQPPEKVCRVCGRRFAWRAKWAEDWDQVRHCSSGCRRRGLRPVDERLEDALLDLLARRARDATVCPSEAARLVAGPRGEVDEAAWRALMEPARMAARRLVARGEVEVTQRGRVVDPSTAKGPVRVRRPR is encoded by the coding sequence GTGAGCAGCCGCGACGCCCCCCAGCCGCCCGAGAAGGTGTGCCGGGTCTGCGGGCGGCGCTTCGCCTGGCGGGCGAAGTGGGCCGAGGACTGGGACCAGGTGCGCCACTGCTCCTCGGGCTGCCGGCGCCGCGGACTGCGGCCGGTCGACGAGCGGCTCGAGGACGCGCTGCTCGACCTGCTGGCCCGCCGGGCCCGGGATGCCACCGTGTGCCCGAGCGAGGCCGCGCGGCTCGTGGCCGGACCGCGCGGGGAGGTCGACGAGGCGGCGTGGCGGGCCCTCATGGAGCCCGCCCGGATGGCCGCCCGGCGGCTCGTGGCGCGCGGCGAGGTCGAGGTCACCCAGCGCGGCCGGGTCGTCGACCCGAGCACGGCGAAGGGCCCGGTGCGCGTCCGCCGTCCCCGCTGA
- a CDS encoding VOC family protein, which yields MDTSSPGTTGAAPPRARVDSVGIVSGDLAATAAFYRALGGDVPDPDESGHLAWDAGGTTLMADTEAVMRSFSTDTWSGPGAGRLTLAARCASPADVDALHEALVPLGRGSHVAPFDASWGMRYATVLDPDGNRVDLYADLPQQEG from the coding sequence ATGGACACCAGCAGCCCCGGCACGACCGGCGCCGCCCCACCGCGCGCCCGCGTCGACTCCGTCGGCATCGTGAGCGGCGACCTCGCGGCGACCGCGGCCTTCTACCGCGCGCTCGGCGGCGACGTCCCGGACCCCGACGAGTCGGGGCACCTCGCGTGGGACGCCGGCGGGACGACGCTCATGGCCGACACCGAGGCCGTCATGCGCTCGTTCTCGACCGACACGTGGAGCGGACCGGGCGCGGGCCGGCTCACGCTGGCCGCACGGTGCGCCTCGCCCGCGGACGTCGACGCCCTGCACGAGGCGCTCGTGCCGCTGGGGCGCGGCTCGCACGTCGCGCCCTTCGACGCGTCGTGGGGCATGCGCTACGCGACAGTGCTGGACCCGGACGGCAACCGGGTCGACCTCTACGCCGACCTGCCGCAGCAGGAGGGGTAG
- the ilvC gene encoding ketol-acid reductoisomerase, with protein MAHIYTDADADLAVIQDRVVAVIGYGSQGHAHALSLRDSGVDVRVGLAEGSRSRERAEAEGLRVVTPAEAAAEADVIMVLVPDQVARKVYAEAIEPNLAPGKALFFAHGLNVRFGYITPPEGVDVCMVAPKGPGHLVRREYTQGRGVPVLVAVETDASGEAWDLALSYARAIGGLRAGGIRTTFAEETETDLFGEQAVLCGGASRLIQAGFETLVEAGYQPEVAYFECLHELKLIVDLMYEGGIAKQRWSVSDTAEYGDYVSGPRVIDDSVKARMKDVLGDITDGSFAKRFFEDQDAGAPEFRRFREEQEKHPIEATGRELRKMMAWVSDSDDDYTEGTAAR; from the coding sequence ATGGCCCACATCTACACCGACGCGGACGCCGACCTCGCCGTCATCCAGGACCGCGTCGTCGCCGTCATCGGCTACGGCTCGCAGGGCCACGCCCACGCGCTGAGCCTGCGGGACTCCGGCGTCGACGTCCGCGTCGGGCTGGCGGAGGGCTCGCGCAGCCGCGAGCGCGCCGAGGCGGAGGGGCTGCGCGTCGTGACGCCGGCCGAGGCCGCCGCCGAGGCCGACGTCATCATGGTGCTCGTGCCGGACCAGGTGGCCCGGAAGGTCTACGCCGAGGCGATCGAGCCCAACCTCGCGCCCGGCAAGGCGCTGTTCTTCGCGCACGGGCTCAACGTGCGCTTCGGCTACATCACCCCGCCCGAGGGCGTCGACGTCTGCATGGTCGCCCCCAAGGGCCCCGGCCACCTCGTGCGCCGCGAGTACACGCAGGGCCGCGGTGTCCCCGTCCTCGTCGCGGTCGAGACCGACGCGAGCGGCGAGGCGTGGGACCTCGCGCTGTCGTACGCGCGCGCCATCGGCGGCCTGCGCGCGGGCGGCATCCGCACGACGTTCGCCGAGGAGACCGAGACCGACCTGTTCGGCGAGCAGGCCGTGCTGTGCGGCGGCGCGAGCCGGCTCATCCAGGCGGGCTTCGAGACCCTCGTCGAGGCCGGCTACCAGCCGGAGGTCGCGTACTTCGAGTGCCTCCACGAGCTCAAGCTCATCGTCGACCTCATGTACGAGGGCGGGATCGCCAAGCAGCGCTGGAGCGTCTCCGACACCGCCGAGTACGGCGACTACGTGTCGGGGCCGCGGGTCATCGACGACTCCGTCAAGGCGCGCATGAAGGACGTCCTCGGCGACATCACCGACGGCTCGTTCGCGAAGCGGTTCTTCGAGGACCAGGACGCGGGCGCGCCGGAGTTCCGCCGCTTCCGCGAGGAGCAGGAGAAGCACCCGATCGAGGCCACCGGCCGCGAGCTCCGCAAGATGATGGCGTGGGTCTCGGACTCCGACGACGACTACACCGAGGGCACCGCCGCCCGCTGA